Genomic DNA from Dermacentor variabilis isolate Ectoservices chromosome 6, ASM5094787v1, whole genome shotgun sequence:
cctttcttttttgtggtGTGCATATACTACATTTATATGTTTACACGATTAAGAACAATAATAACAACGTTGTGGCCACTTTTATAGCGACGAAGATATGTGTAATCAGAGGCGCGCGTCGTGTTTGGTTTTGTAAATTGTCGGATGTACGCGAGcaaccagcgattactctggactGTGTGGCGATACATGTGTGAATAGCGGATGGCCTTGACCCGTGAGATTACACTCGACGACGAACGGCCGTGATCGCTGCTGACGTCGTGCTGACGTCGTTGCTTGCTCTTCTGGCCACAAATTCATCCATCAACTAGATAGTTAGATACCTAACTCTCGGCAGTGTTTCTGATTCTTCACCATCATTACAACGGGACATATATGTTTACGCATGACGCGACATGTAAGCTAATCTTGGCGTGTCGCCTTCATATGTTCTACGGGAGGCAAGGGGCCTCTACACACGGGCATCCGTGTGTAGTGTTTCGGGCATATCGGAAAAACTAGAACATTATAGGATCAGCATATAACATACTTCTGAGTGAATCAGCTCACGCACATCGGACAAATTCGAATCAAATTATGTGGCTTGACGTACCACTGCAACGCACGGGTACAAGAGATGCCATCACAGGGGAGGGAGGGGATTGGGAGGGGCTACTTGATTTATTTAGAACACATGGGGTTTTTCAATGCGCATCTAAATATGAGCACGCGAGCCTTTTCGCATCCCGCTGCGTCGGAATGTGGCTGTCACTGCCGGgcatcgaacctacgacctcttTTCTGCTCAGCAGCGGAAAGGATCAGCCCATGATCGACCGCGGCGGGTAGCTATTGGACGCATTCACATCATGAATGCCACCGATGTGATCGCATTGACAAAGTTGATTAGCGCTGAACGTGCAGTTTGTAAGCTGCAAAGTAAGTCAAAGCTGAGCCAGCTGTCTCGTTCTTTTGGACAAGCAGACATATAACACTGCTCAACAACGAACTAATTTTGCTAATTACATCTGTTCCGAAGAAAGTTCCTAATTTCttgaaagaaataatttatcGTCTTCAACATCTACCTTTGTTAACGACGTTGCTGCGTATAACTAGAAACTTGCGCAGATTCTATAGCTCTGAGTCGAAATGACAAAATCTGGGGTGATGTGGTTAATATGCACAGCTGCAGTGTTCAGGCGCGCTATAAATAGGGGCACTCGATGTCTCAGCCATCCTGATTGCGTATGCCACGAGCACTGCGCGTTGCCTGCCGCTGGAATATTTTCGCCTTCCTGCCTAAAGTCGCGTCACCGCTGGAATGCGTAACGATGTTTGCAAGTAGATCACGGAGGACACAAGCTCCTGTGCGCTTCAAGGTTGCTCGTATAGTGCCGCGCACAAAACATAGCTCGACGTTTACCACAAATGACGCACGCCGTGCAGTCAGTTATCAACAAGTTTCAATTCGCCTCATCGCACAGTGTGGACAGGAACGCCGCAAAGGCCACGCCTTCGAAATGAGCATGTGGCAATGACAGTGTGTACAACACGCCACTTATTCGAAGGAATGTGCTCAAAACAACTCGCTGTATAGTCCTGTCATGCAGCTTGCAGTGCGCCCGAACTGAAGGTCTGGtcgccttcttcttttttttatatatatatatagcgaaaaTATTTTGAAGGTCAAGCGGCACCGGGTACAAGATTGTCACCGGTTTCGTGTTTGGATTTCGACGATGACGCCGAGGCGATTAAAGCGGGCAGGCAGGGGGTAGGTGAGATATGGCAGTTAAGGACCGCAAAACAGACGCGCCCAATGCGACGCGGCACTTTTGCCGGCGCCGGTCAAGTCCtgcgacgagagagagagagagaggggataGGAGTCTCCTCATATAGAACCGCAATCGCGGCCGCTTTTCCTCCTCCCCTATCAGGCGAACTCGTCGATCGCATAAGACGGGATGGACGTGCTGTGCATCGTCAACGAGTGAGGAACGTGAATAGGAAGACGCAACAGGCCGCAGAGCAAGCAGGCAGGGAAGAAcgcgaaagagagaaagagagagagaggaagcgcGGTAATGTAAAGCTCGGGAAGACGCCGCGAAGAAAGTGAAAAAGAATGGAATAGAAAAGAACAGAGTGAAGAAATCACTTTAAACTCGTGTACGGCGCTGAATTTCTGATATCAGGGCACTGTAGCCAGATGGCGACGCCAtgtgctttgttctttttttttttttcgccgtaagAAACCGTATCCTCAGCGAACAAGCTCTGCCCTCGGCCTTCAGAGGCAAGGTTAGGGAGGCGCAAGTGcagacctttcttttttcttttttctttttttgtgatcaTTTGTGAGAGAAGCTTCGACGagcggaagaaagaaagaatctgcGCGATGTAAAAGAGTGAGAGAGAAGAGTCCGACTGAGCGATCAGGAATGATAGGCACTGGAAACCGCCTATAGGGTATCGGACCCCTCTCGCTCGAAGACTATATAAGGGTCTAACCAGCGTCGGCCACGTAGCCAGTCTGGTACCCTCGGTAGGCTGGCGCAGAGGTGCTCAAAATGATTGGAGTGAGTACGGAATCTCGCGCGAGGTTGCCTTTGGGAGGAATTGACGTTGAGTTACGGCGAAACGGTTACAAGAAAATACATTAAACAGACAGCGCCGAGTGTATTTTCGCACCGCTGGTCGCCGTGACTGTAGTTTGCCACGTTACAAGAGCATTGCTTGCACTTCAGGTTGGGAACATGATACGAATAGCTCACATTTCAATAGGGAGAAACGGGAAACGCCGACAAATCTAGACGGCCTGAGAAATATTAGCTGCGGAAGAAAAGGAACAGTaacaaacgagaaaaaaaagtgaaatttttAGTAGATCCTAGGGGGATGAAATGTGGACATCTTAGGCTGCGTGACGTGCAAAGTACGACTGCAGAACATAATTTTTTGTTTCACGTGGGTGTGTCTTCTACTTATATGCAGATATCAGCCCTGTTCCTGCTGTCGCTGGCATCCAGCGTCCTGTGCGGGGATTACCACACTACCGTCACCGAAGCAGCTGCCCCGGTCGGCGTATCCCACGCTGGCACGACGGCTGCTGGGGCCACCGACCACGCTGCTCTGACCAGCGAGCACAGCGATGTACACGCTGACGTGCACGCCGTTACAACGGGTTCGGCTACAGTGGGTTCTGTCCCGGCGGTGCCAGCAGTCGGGGCTTTCCACGGGGACTCGACCACGACAGCGGTTCACGGTTATCCAGGTGTGACTTCCATCCACGACTCAGCGGCGGCACACGCCATTTACGCTGCTCCGGTGGTCAATGCCGTGCACACTTCTATCTCCGGCGTACCGGGTGCTGTGAGCTCTGTTCACGAGCCCTCCGCAGCCGTCACTAACGTGCACGCTGCTCCAGCTGTAGCGACGCCAGCCATCGGGACACTGCACACTCCAGTTGAAGGTGCGTCGGCTGTGGGCACCGTTCCCGCTTCGCCTACATCCACGACCACAGTCCCCGGCGCGCCAGCGGTGACGACGGTGCACAGCTCTCCAGCCGGTGTTTCTAAGGACGACACTACTTCGACCTATCCTGCACCGACGGTGACTGCGTACCAAGATGGCTCCGCCTACCCAGCCTACTACAACCCACAGTTTGCTTACGGTCCGTACTACCAACCCTTCCCATTTGCCAATGGTGGTGCAGCACCGGATTCGAAGATGACCTACCAGGTGCCGTATGGGCAGAGCGCGTACCAACCTGCTCCGGTTGACTCGGGCTACTACCAGCCCTCACCTTACTTTGGCTATGTGCCTGGCTTTGGTAGGCCCTCTGCATACCCAACGGCCCCGGTGTTCCCTGCTTACCCCGCAACCCAGGGTGCGAACGCTTACCAGGCTGGCTCCGCCATGACGCCTGTTCAGAACACGCCATCCGTTACCAATGTCACAACGGTCGGCAGCTACCCGAGTTCTCCCATTGCTTCAACCGTGTTCCACGACGCCGCTGCAAGTGTCGCAGGTGGTCACGCTATGCCTGCTGTCGCCACCCCATCAACAACTTACCAAACTTACCAAACAGGTCCAGGCGTTGCCACAGTTCACTCCACTCCGGGCATTGCGACTGTGCACTCCACTCCAACCATGGGCACTGCCTCAGCCACGTACCAGGCCACTCCTGAAGTGGGTTCCGTTCACACGGGTCCAGCTGCGGCCACCACTTACCAGGCGGCCGACCATGCTGTCTCGAATGTTCACCAGACACCAGCTGTGAACCCCTTTCCAGCATTCGCCTTTTACCAGCATTCGCCTTTTACGGCTCCCGCGGCGTCTCAAATGACAAAAGTAGACTCGTATCAGACATCTCCAGCCGTTGGCGCGGTTCATTCGTCCGCACCAGGCGTTACATCTGTTCACGAAGCCGCCCCTGGAGCGGTCACTTTGCACTCAGCGGGGCCAGCCGTGGGTGTTCACGAATCGACACCTTCTTTTGCCACCTTTCACTCGGCCACTCCGGGCGTGACCACCGTTCACGAGACTGGCTCCGCAGGGCCTAGCCTGCACGCGGCGTCACCAGCCGTGGCGACCACAGACAGCGCCGTCCACGAGGCTGGTCCAGCTCTGACAAGCGTCCATGGCGCGCCAGTCGCGTCGTCTTCGCCAGCTGGAGTCACAAGTGTCGGGACCCATCACGTTCTTCCAGCCCTGACCGCTGTTCATGGCGCCGACACTGGAGTCACCGTGCCCACGGCTGTCCATGCAGCTCCTGCGGCAGCCACGACGTATGGTGCGGACCCGACGGTGACGGGCGTCCAGGGGTACCCCTTCGCAGCAGGGTATGGCCTCGGGCCGGCCTTTGACTTCGTTCCTGCCTACGGTTACGGCGTGCAAGACCTCGGTTACGGCGTGGCACCCTTCGGTGCTGAACTTAGCCACGCGTTCCCGCACTATGGGCTCAACTACGCCTATGGCCTTGGTCCCATAAACTACAACGCACTCTACCTCCGCCGAAAGAAGAAATGTAAGTCATGAAAGGGCTATACACCGATTTCTTTGTCGTTTTTCGACTGTCAAGGTACCGATGAATATCGCTCGAAAGTTGCTCAGGAAGAAATAGGTGTATACTTCGTTGTAGATTTGGTAGTTTCGCCGAAATGGCGGAGCGTTGAATGCGGTAGCAAGGCTTAGCGTTGCAGTTATCGAAGCCCCAACACGGAGGCGAATGCCGGCTCGTAGCAGCACTCGACCGAACGAACACCGTCGGGGTTCGCAGCGTGAAGTTACTGTCCATCCCGCTCAGATCACTGTGTGCACCATTGTGTATTATGAGCACAACCGTTCAGCAAAAGCTTTTGTGTTTGTGCACACAGCGCTCATGCTAGAATCGGAAAGTATAAGCCTGCCCTGATTCCACTGCAGAGCCGATTGGTAAttagtgagtgagagagaaagagacctTGAAAAACACGTTCCCCTGCCCTGCCCGGTGTTCAAGAGCCAAATGAGCAGAGTGTGACGGTTCGTCTactttgcagccaaacgcactgcggATCTTTCACGTGTCTGGAACAAGAAGGttaagaaaaaaagtaaagccTTCCTCGTCCGGAAACCTCCTAAACGCCACGCACAGGCCGTGCTTGCGCCGTTGGTACCGTTACAGCACTACGGCGGCGGCGCCGATGGCGCGAACGTGCCTTAACATTTTGTATCGTTACTATCGCAATGATATCGCTAAAGAGTATATGTGTCTGTATGTTATTGCTATACTGTGGTCTCTGTTGTTGTTATGACTGGGACGAGTCCACCGTAGTTAAGAAATGCACGTCCTGAAAGGAAGAAAAGGTTTCTCTCCCTAACCAAGGTTCAGGTATCTTACAAGAAGCATCTTAATAACTTACGGCTTGCTTTATTGTCGTACTAAGTCTCGTAAACAAATAATGTAAACTAACGTTGAATTGCACATTGACTGCTACTGCGCATTTCCGTGTTTCTCATCTATACACCATAAAATACCTTGCTGACCTCCCACCCCTtttcctcctttatttttttttccaggaacCAAATATGACATCTATCATCAAAGTCATCCACATCACCCTGCATCTCACCGTCCAATAGACAAATCCGCCGAAGAAGCTCAACTACTGCCGGTTGTGAACCAAAATCTACCGAAAAGATCGACGCGTGCTACTGATGGCGGCCAATAAACTCTTTTCACTAACGTGTCAATGGTTAATTATTTCCCCGAGTGGTTTATTACGGAACCCTGCAAGATTGGTGCCACTTTCATTATCCCCTGTTGCTTGTTGCCCAAAGATAAGTCATTTCGGTCGGCTCAGGTCCTGAAAACACGGTTCTCTCAGCACTCTTCAATCTGGCACTAAAAATAAACAATCCGGAGCTGCGACTCATGTTTGTTTTCTAATGATGCCTTTCAGTTGGCGCTATAAGTAAGTTGCTACGGCATTTCTCCGCTGGGTTCGATTCAGGGTTACGGGGGCATCGTTCAGGCGCACGACGTAATACAGAAGCGTCTTCGTGCTGGTATTTCAGAGCTTGTTGAAGAAGCCCAAGTAATCAAAATTGTCATGAATACATggcaatttggaccacctgggcttcttcaaAAAGCTCCGAAACATCATGATTCAGCGACGTGGAGTCTCTCATACTCATAAGTGGACATCTAAAACACAAAACGTAGATAAAAAAAGAGAGGCCTTTAAGCAAGCGACTGCTGCCTGTAGTGTACGGAAAAGAAAAGCTTTTAAATCCCCGTACTCGTAGCAAGGCGTGCTAACTAATACTTGCGCGTTCTCCCTGCGCTCGCGGCGTGCTCCTGAACCTAGAATCCTGAATTGGCTGAGCTGCCTACGGCGATCGCCTATCGTACCTTCCCATATACATTGTCAGCTAGTACGCTCATGCGATGAGAGCAACTGGTTCTTTTGTCGCGGGGCAGATTGTACATGTCCGGACGCTTTTTCGCCCAGCTTGGTAGCATTGAGGGAACTTGGTCTCTTTTCACTAGCCCTAATGGCAACGGTATGAATTCAAGTCCCAACGCGAGAAGTTTTGAAAGTAATACAACACGGTATAATATGGGACACTGGAAGAGAGCGCCCTAATCATGTGCCAGTGTTTTCACTTGAAGACCCGTTTTCATCCAATGCCGTTGGCGCTTTCGGTAAAGACGAGctcacttgtcgaaatgttgatACCGGACTGAGGCATCTCGCGCTCTTAATTTACCATGTTTACGAGCAATGGTACGATGGCTGTAGAGATAACGTCCTCAAAAatcaaaacttaaaaaaaaaaacaggacataCTTTGCTGGGCCCGTACAGTCAACATGAAGCTCGTACGAAAGTGTTCGCGAGCATTATATTCACCTTCCAAAGGCGTTTACGTCCACCgcgcaggaaaaaagaaataagcgcAAGACACGTAACACGAGCATGACATGGTAGTTAATGTAGCTCACAcaaacgaaggaaaaaaaaaacagcagacgTGCGCGGCGTTGCAGAATTGCAAGACGAATTCATGAGTAGCTGAGTTAGAGGCGaacattctattttttttttcggcagtgaGGAGTTTCCCGTCACTGCGA
This window encodes:
- the LOC142584399 gene encoding uncharacterized protein LOC142584399; this translates as MIGISALFLLSLASSVLCGDYHTTVTEAAAPVGVSHAGTTAAGATDHAALTSEHSDVHADVHAVTTGSATVGSVPAVPAVGAFHGDSTTTAVHGYPGVTSIHDSAAAHAIYAAPVVNAVHTSISGVPGAVSSVHEPSAAVTNVHAAPAVATPAIGTLHTPVEGASAVGTVPASPTSTTTVPGAPAVTTVHSSPAGVSKDDTTSTYPAPTVTAYQDGSAYPAYYNPQFAYGPYYQPFPFANGGAAPDSKMTYQVPYGQSAYQPAPVDSGYYQPSPYFGYVPGFGRPSAYPTAPVFPAYPATQGANAYQAGSAMTPVQNTPSVTNVTTVGSYPSSPIASTVFHDAAASVAGGHAMPAVATPSTTYQTYQTGPGVATVHSTPGIATVHSTPTMGTASATYQATPEVGSVHTGPAAATTYQAADHAVSNVHQTPAVNPFPAFAFYQHSPFTAPAASQMTKVDSYQTSPAVGAVHSSAPGVTSVHEAAPGAVTLHSAGPAVGVHESTPSFATFHSATPGVTTVHETGSAGPSLHAASPAVATTDSAVHEAGPALTSVHGAPVASSSPAGVTSVGTHHVLPALTAVHGADTGVTVPTAVHAAPAAATTYGADPTVTGVQGYPFAAGYGLGPAFDFVPAYGYGVQDLGYGVAPFGAELSHAFPHYGLNYAYGLGPINYNALYLRRKKK